The genomic stretch AAAAGCCTCTGATCTGCGCTGCTGTCAGATCGGGCCGTTCCATGGGGGCGAGGTGGCCGGTGGGCAGTTCGGCATAGGTTGCGCCGTCAATCGCAGCCGCAAGGGCGCGTGAATGCGCGGGCGGCACCATGTGGTCGTAAGTTGCGCCGATCACCAGCGCAGGGGCGCTGATCTTACCCAGCGCGGCACTGACATCCAGCACCAGATCCAGTTCCACCTGACGCGCCATGCCCTTCCAGTCCATCGTTGTGTCGAGATCCTGAAGGGCCTGCGCCACACCGTCAGATCCCCAGGACGAAAGCGTATCGGGGCTGAAGCCGGTCAGCAGGATCACCTGCGCCATCGCGCGGGGGTTCGTGGCGATCAGGGTACGCCAAAGCTCCATCTCGATCTTCAGGCGCGGATCGGCGCTTGCGAACCCTGCAAGCAGGATCAGGTTGCTGATGCGCTCCGGCCATTGTGCTGCGACATGCACGGCGACGGCCGCCCCCAGAGAGAACCCGGCAAGGGCAAACTGCGTAAGGCCCGCATGGGTGGCGACGGCCATGATCTGGGCCGCCAGGTAATCCACCGTCAGCACCCTTCCGTCATCTTCGGTTGCGCCCGAACCCGCATAATCGGGGCGCACGACGGTGTAGTCCTTTGCCAGCTCTTGTGTCACCTCTTCCCAATTGCTGCCCCCATCCCCGCCGGTGCCGTGAACCAGCAACAGCGCCGGGCCTGTTCCGTCCTTACGATAGGCAATTTTCCTGCCTTCAAATGTCGCAAAATGCATAGTGCAACTCCTTTCTTGCGTTGAGTCGCGACAAGTCCTAAGCCCTGACAGTACTGTCAGGGTCAAGAGATATCGGAGGCAAGATGCAAATAGGAGAACTGTCCGGGCGCACCGGCGTTTCCGTGCGCATGCTGCGCTATTACGAACAAGAGGGTTTGCTCACGCCGGCGCGGCGCAATTCGGGGTATCGTGATTATGACGCGGCGGACGTGCAGATCGTCAACGCCATACGGATGCTGAACGACGCAGGGTTGAAGCTTGAGTTCATCCGCCGGTTTCTGCCCTGCCTGCGCAGCGCGGGGCCGATATTGCCCCCCTGCCCCGACCTGATGGCCGCAATGCGGCAGGAAATGCAGGTGCTGGACGGGAAACTCCGGGAAATCCGCGAAAGCCGTGACATGCTGGGCACCTATTACAAAGAGATGTCGGCGCACCTGTGAGTGCGGGGGCAGGACCCGTTGATCCTAGGCGCGGTTGCTGATCCAGCGGCATTGATAGGGGGCCAGCGTGATCTGCGGGGCCAGCGGGTCGACATCTTCGCCCGACAGCAGGTCGGTCCAGGCCACGTCCTCGATCAGGTTCAGTACCTCGGAGGACATCGTCACCGTCTCGTCGCTGATGTTGTGCAGGGCAAAGATTGACTGATGCCGGTCCAGACTTTGCCGCCAGACACCAAAGATGCGGTCATCGCCCATGTTTACGGTAAACTGGGTGGCGTTGGGGTGGAATGCGGTCTGGCGGGCGCGCAGTTTCAGCCGCTGTTCCAGCGCGCCCAGCACGCGGGCCTGTGGGCTGGTGTCGTCGTCCAGCAGGGCGCGCAGGGCCGGATAGTCCCAGCGGTGGCGGTTGATGGCGCGGTTCATGCCGCGGTGTTCAACGGCTTCGTGATCGTTGGGCGTGGCCAGCAGCGAATGGATGTAAAAGGCCGGGATGCCTTCGAGCGACATGACGATGGTTTGCGAACAGATGAACCGTTCGAAATGATACTGGTCGGCGCCTTTGAACGTGCGTTCCATCGCGGCGTAAAAGGTGGTGTTCAGCTCATAGGGGCTTTCTCCCCCATCGGGCAGGGTGCGCATGGACACCAACCCGCCGATGGCGCGCACCGTGTCGATGACCTGTTGTTTCTCATGTTCGGGCAACAGCCCTTCGGCGGGGCGCATTCCGATCCCGTCGTGGCTGGCGGTGAAGTTCAGATAGGCACAGCCCATCGGTGCGGGTGGCATCCCGCGCTGCCAGCGGCGCAGGTGTTGCGCCGAGCCGGACATCATCGCGTGCAGGATCAGCGGCGGCAGTGGAAAATTGTAGATCGCGTGCGCTTCGTTGCCCTGCCCGAAATAGCTGAGGTTTTCGGCCTTGGGCACGTTGGTTTCGGTCAGCAGGATGATCTTTTCGCGGGCAAAATCGCACAGCAGGCGCATCAATTGCACAACTGCGTGCGTTTGCGGCAGGTGGATCGAGGGCGAGCCGATTTCCTTCCACAGGAAGGCCACCGCATCGAGCCGGATAATCTCGACCCCGTTGTCCACATGCAGGCGGATGATGCGCAGGAATTCCAGCAGTACCTCGGGGTTGCGGAAATCCAGGTCGATCTGGTCATGGCTGAAGGTGCACCAGACATGGCGCACCCCGTTCGTGGTGTCGACGCGGCGCAGCAGCGGTGTGGTGCGCGGGCGCACGACCATGCCGAGGTCGTCGGAGGGGTCGGCTTCGAAAAAGAACTTGTCGTAGGGTTCCTGCCCCTGCCGGTAGGCGTTGAACCAGTTGCCCTGGCTTGAGACGTGGTTGAGCACCAGGTCGGACATCAGTTTGAAATCGCGGGCAATGCGGTTGATGTCGGCCCAGTCGCCCAGTTGCGGGTTCACGCTGCGAAAATCGGACACCGCAAAGCCGTCATCGGACGTATAGGGAAAGAACGGCAGGATATGCACACTGTTCAGCGCGCCACGCAGGTAGCGGTGCAGAAAATCGTTCAGCAAATCCAGCGGCTTGTGTGCGCCATCAACGATCGAATTGCCATAGGTTATCACCAGCGCGTCCCTCTCGGACCACAGGGAATTGCCGCGCACCCGCCCCCGCTTGCGGCGCTCGGTGCCTTCGGGCCAAAAGGCGTCGATGATCAGGCTGGAGAGGATCGTTGCATCAAGTTCGGGATAGATCTGCTGGACAAGGACGTGCAGCCTTTGGCTGAGGGACGGGCTGCTTTGGGTCATGGCTTAACGCTTTCGGTCTTGGTTTTACGCCTGCGGGGTATCGCAGGACATGCGCACCCTGGTGTGTCTCGCCGGATTGCTGTGCTCCTGTCGCCCGATTATGAAGCCTGCTTGGTCAGGTGCAAGCAAACGTCCCCTGAATGCGCAAATACCAAGCCCGACGCCTATTTTTCTGGCATGTTGTTTGTGCAATTTGCGCTTGCTTGACGCTGGGTCATCAGGCATGGGAATTCACATCTGCCAAAGCGATACATCAGGTGCGCGAATACGGATTTACCGATGACCTTTGGCCTTTTGCCTGTACATTGCCCAGAATGAAACCGATCACAGAAATCACGCGCCTGCGCGCCCTGGAGTATTCGGATATTCCTGAATGGCTGATGCGCCTGTTCGGAATTGCTCTGGGCAGTGTGATGTTGTCGAGCTATGCCCATCAACCCTATGCTATTCTGTGGATCAGCAGTTTCGCCACCGCGCATCTGGCTTATTACCTGTATCTGCGCAGCCGGACCGAAGCTGCAACCCTGACCGAGCTGCGTATTGCGCAGGTGCTGTTTCTGGTCGTGTTGGTCAGTTTTCTATGGGCCCCCGCCTGGATGGCCAGCCAGCAGGACCGCGCGCTTGTTCTGATCGGGGCGGCATTGTTCGGGTGTATTCTGGTCTATCTGATACGGCGAGACGACGTGTGCATGTTCTCCATTGTCGGCGAGATTGTGGTGATCTGGGCAACGCTGACCATCGTTCTGGTCAAAGTGCTTGCCGAGTTCGACAGCACATTGGCCCAGGTCGGGCTGGTGGTCAGCTGGATGGCGCTTGGGGGGTATTTCGCACAGTCTTTGTTGCAGACCCGGCAAATGAGGCTGGCGGAACGCGCAGCACAGGACAGCGCCACACAGGGGCAGAAGCTGGCGGCAATCGGGCAGATGGCCGGTGGCATCGCCCATGATTTCAACAACCATCTGACCGTCATCACCAGCAGTCTGGAACTGTACGAAGAACTGGAAGACTCCAAAGAGCGGGCCGCCTGTCTGGCCGCGGCACAGGCCGCCAGTGTGCAGGCCGCATCCATCGTGAACGAGTTGCTGATTTTTGCCCGCAGAACGCCGCTGCGGCTGGTCAACCTTGATGCCAATGCGCCGTTGCAGGATCTGGACCTTCTGGCCCGGCGTCTGGTGTCGCGCCAGGTTGAAATGAATATCCACCTGCTGCCGCACCCCACGCTTGTCCGCGCGGATCGCAGGCAGTTGGTCACGGCGATCCTGAATTTGGTAATCAATGCAAATGACGCAATGCCCGAAGGTGGCACCATGGATGTCGGGGTGCGTGAGGTCACGCTGGTCTCGCGCCTGAACGTTGCGGGCGGGCGTGTCCTGCCCGCGGGACACTATGTCAGCTTTCATGTGCGGGACACCGGCCACGGCATTCCCAAAAACATCGAGGAGTCGGTGATCGAACCGATGTTCACCACCAAGCCCGAAGGCAAAGGCACCGGACTGGGTCTGGCCATGGTTCATTCCATCACAGAAAGCTTTTGCGGGGGTCTGCTGATCCAGTCCGGCGCGCGCGGAACAACGGTCTCGATCCTGCTGCCACTCGTTAAATCCGGTGCAGAGGTTGGTGCGGACCCCCTGGGCACCTAGATTGAGGCCAACGAAAGGTTTCACTGACATGCACCACTTCTCGCTTCTTGATCTGTCCCCCGTGCCCGAAGGGTCCACCGCCGCCGATGCTTTGGCCAATACCGTCAAGCTGGCGCAGGCTGCCGAAGTGGCGGGCTATCACCGCTATTGGCTGGCGGAACATCACAACATGCCCGGCATCGCCAGTGCGGCAACCGCCGTGGTGATCGGACATGTCGCCGGGGCCACGGCGCGGATGCGTGTCGGGGCGGGCGGGATCATGCTGCCCAACCATGCGCCGCTGATGGTGGCCGAGCAGTTTGGCACGCTGGCAACGCTTTACCCCGACCGGATTGATCTGGGGCTGGGGCGTGCGCCCGGCACCGACATGGCGACGGCGCGGGCGCTGCGCCGCTACATGGCACCCGAAGACAGTTTTCCGCAGGATGTCGCCGAGCTGATCGGCTATATGGCCGACGGCGATGGCAGCGCGGCTGTGCGTGCCTTTCCCGGCGAAGGCACCAAGGTGCCGGTGTGGATTCTGGGCTCGTCCCTGTACGGCGCACAGCTGGCGGCGCATTTCGGGCTGCCCTATGCCTTTGCCTCGCATTTCGCGCCCGCGATGCTGGAGGAGGCGCTGGCGATCTACCGGCGCGATTTCAAGCCGTCAGAGTGGCTGGATGCGCCCTATGTGATCGTGGCTGCCGGTGTGTGCGGGGCCGAAACCGAGGCCGAGGCCGCCTATTTGCGGTCGTCGCAATTGCTGGCCTTTGCGCGGCTGCGCACCGGGCGTCCGGGCAAGCTGCCCCGTCCGGTCGAGAACGTCGCGGACCAGATCCCGCCGCAGGTGATGGCGGGCGTTCAGCAGGCGATGTCCTGTTCGGCCCAGGGCACGCCCGCGCAGGTGCGCGACGGGTTGGCGCGGATCATCGACGCCCACCAGCCGGACGAATTGATGGTGACGGGCATGATCCACGATCACGCCGCGCGGGTGCGGTCGTTCGAGATTGCCGCCGAGGCGCTGCGCAGCTTGCAAGGGGTGAGCGAGCCTGCCTGAACGTCAGGCCCCTGTCAGCCGCCGCTGAGCGGCAGGCGGGCGATCTGGTGGAAGCGTCCCGCATCGTCCTGCCCCAGCAGGGTCAGGGCGTCGATGCTGAAGGGGGACAGTGGCAAAGCGGCAATCCGCGTGGTCAAGGCTGTCTTTGCCGTCTCGCGGGTGTCGGCGTCCAGCCGTCCGGTCAGGGTCATGTGATAGCGGAACTGGTCCATCACATAGGGATAGCCCCAGCGCTGCAAATGCGCCTCTTGCTGCGGGTTCAGGCGGGCGGCGCGGCGCTTTTCCATTTCGGCCCCGGTCGGGGGGGCGCGGTGGCTGTCCAGCCCCTGCACCACCTGTGCTGCCATATCGGCCAGCGCGGGGCTGTCGCCCTGTGGTACGAGGGCAAAGAACCCGCCCAGCCGCGCCAGTTCCAGCCCCGCCAGCGTCACCGCGGGCAGGTTCGCGCACAGCGCCGTCAGATCGGCCAGCAACGCATCGGGCGTGGTGCCGTCCGACAGCCGGAAGGGGGGTTTGACGGTGCCGTGAAAGCCATAGGGGTGCGGCGCAGCAGTGATCGCAGGCATGTCCAGCCCCGCCACTTCGGGCTGCGCGACAGGCTGGCCCGTGGCGCTGTCCCAGCCCAGCCACGCAGCCCCGAAACGGGCCAAGGCGCTGTCGGGGTCGGCGGTGACGTAGATCGCATAGCGGTGGTACATGGGCTGCCTTTCCTGCGCGCTGCCCGACAGATGGCAAATGCCGCATGATTTGCCAAGGCCGCCGGTGCATGCCACATCTGTGCGCAGCCATTGAGAGGACATCTGATGCAGATCCGCACCCTTCACCCCTATCCTTCGCGCCGCTCGGCGGTGCTGGCGGACAATATGGTGGTCACATCGCAACCGCTGGCCGCGCAGGCGGGGCTGGCGATGCTGGCGCAGGGTGGCAATGCGGTGGATGCGGCGCTGGCGACAGCGATCGCGCTGACGGTGCTGGAGCCCACCGGCAACGGGCTGGGGTCTGATGCCTTTGCCATTCTGTGGGACGGGCAGGAATTGCACGGGCTGAACGCCTCGGGCCGGTCGCCCGCCAACTGGACGCCCGAACGGTTCGCGGGTCATGTCGACATGCCCTATCGCGGTTGGGAAAGTGTCACGGTGCCGGGTGCGGTGTCGTCATGGGTGGCCCTGTCCGAACGGTTCGGACGCCTGCCCTTTGGTGATCTGTTTGTGCCGGCCATCCGCCATGCCGAGGACGGTTTTGCGGTGTCACCGGTGATTGCTGCACTTTGGGCGCGGGCCGCCGAGGAACTGGCCCACCAGCCCGGATTTGCCGAGACCTTTTTGCCCCAGGGCCGCGCCCCGCAGGCAGGCGAGCGGTTTCGCGCGCCGGGCCATGCGCGCACCCTGCGGGCGATTGCCGAGACCAAAGGAAAGGCGTTCTACGAGGGCGAAATTGCCCAAGAAATCGTCGCCTATGCCAAACAGCACGATGCGGCGCTGAGCCTTGCGGATCTGGCCGGCCACCGGCCCGACTGGTGTGGCACCATCAGCACAGCCTTTGACGACGCGGTGCTGCACGAGATCCCGCCCAACGGGCAGGGCATTGCGGCGCTGATGGGGCTGGGCATCCTGTCGCACACGGCGATCCGCGACATGGGCGCTGACGACCCGCAGGCGCTGCATTTGCAGATCGAGGCAATGAAGCTGGCACTGCGCGATGCCGAAGCCCATGTGGCCGACCCTGCGCATATGGTGGATGTTACCGCGCAGGACATGCTGGACGCGGGCTATCTTGCCGCCCGCGCGGCGCTGATTGATCCGGCGCGGGCGCAGGATTTTGGTGCGGGCGCGCCCAAGCGGGGCGGCACGGTCTATCTGACGGCGGCGGATGCCTCGGGGATGATGGTGTCGTTCATCCAGTCGAACTATGCGGGGTTCGGGTCGGGCGTGGTGGTGCCGGGCACAGGCGTTGCGCTGCAAAACCGGGGCGCGGGATTTGTGCTGGACCCCGGCCACCCGAATGTGGTGGCGGGTGGCAAGCGGCCGTTTCACACGATTATTCCGGCGTTCCTGATGGGGCCGGAAGGGCCGCGCATGAGCTTTGGCGTGATGGGTGGGCCGATGCAGGCGCAGGGGCATGTTCAGATGGTGCTGCGCACGCAGCTGTGGGGCAACGATCCGCAGATGGCCGCCGATGCGCCGCGTTGGCGGGTGACCGAAGGGCTGGGCGTGGCCTGCGAAACCACCCTGCCCGCCGCAACGCTGCAAGCCCTGCGCGACATGGGTCACGACATCACGCTGGAGGCACCGGACAACGCGTTCGGCTTTGGCGGGGCGCAGCTGATCCACCGGCTGAAGGGCGGCGGTTATGCCGGCGGATCGGATCCGCGCAAGGATGGTGCGGCGGTGGGGTTCTAGGGCCGATGCAGATGCAC from Pseudosulfitobacter sp. DSM 107133 encodes the following:
- a CDS encoding alpha/beta hydrolase, with the protein product MHFATFEGRKIAYRKDGTGPALLLVHGTGGDGGSNWEEVTQELAKDYTVVRPDYAGSGATEDDGRVLTVDYLAAQIMAVATHAGLTQFALAGFSLGAAVAVHVAAQWPERISNLILLAGFASADPRLKIEMELWRTLIATNPRAMAQVILLTGFSPDTLSSWGSDGVAQALQDLDTTMDWKGMARQVELDLVLDVSAALGKISAPALVIGATYDHMVPPAHSRALAAAIDGATYAELPTGHLAPMERPDLTAAQIRGFLQRS
- a CDS encoding sugar phosphorylase, which produces MTQSSPSLSQRLHVLVQQIYPELDATILSSLIIDAFWPEGTERRKRGRVRGNSLWSERDALVITYGNSIVDGAHKPLDLLNDFLHRYLRGALNSVHILPFFPYTSDDGFAVSDFRSVNPQLGDWADINRIARDFKLMSDLVLNHVSSQGNWFNAYRQGQEPYDKFFFEADPSDDLGMVVRPRTTPLLRRVDTTNGVRHVWCTFSHDQIDLDFRNPEVLLEFLRIIRLHVDNGVEIIRLDAVAFLWKEIGSPSIHLPQTHAVVQLMRLLCDFAREKIILLTETNVPKAENLSYFGQGNEAHAIYNFPLPPLILHAMMSGSAQHLRRWQRGMPPAPMGCAYLNFTASHDGIGMRPAEGLLPEHEKQQVIDTVRAIGGLVSMRTLPDGGESPYELNTTFYAAMERTFKGADQYHFERFICSQTIVMSLEGIPAFYIHSLLATPNDHEAVEHRGMNRAINRHRWDYPALRALLDDDTSPQARVLGALEQRLKLRARQTAFHPNATQFTVNMGDDRIFGVWRQSLDRHQSIFALHNISDETVTMSSEVLNLIEDVAWTDLLSGEDVDPLAPQITLAPYQCRWISNRA
- a CDS encoding DUF1045 domain-containing protein, which produces MYHRYAIYVTADPDSALARFGAAWLGWDSATGQPVAQPEVAGLDMPAITAAPHPYGFHGTVKPPFRLSDGTTPDALLADLTALCANLPAVTLAGLELARLGGFFALVPQGDSPALADMAAQVVQGLDSHRAPPTGAEMEKRRAARLNPQQEAHLQRWGYPYVMDQFRYHMTLTGRLDADTRETAKTALTTRIAALPLSPFSIDALTLLGQDDAGRFHQIARLPLSGG
- a CDS encoding LLM class flavin-dependent oxidoreductase; its protein translation is MHHFSLLDLSPVPEGSTAADALANTVKLAQAAEVAGYHRYWLAEHHNMPGIASAATAVVIGHVAGATARMRVGAGGIMLPNHAPLMVAEQFGTLATLYPDRIDLGLGRAPGTDMATARALRRYMAPEDSFPQDVAELIGYMADGDGSAAVRAFPGEGTKVPVWILGSSLYGAQLAAHFGLPYAFASHFAPAMLEEALAIYRRDFKPSEWLDAPYVIVAAGVCGAETEAEAAYLRSSQLLAFARLRTGRPGKLPRPVENVADQIPPQVMAGVQQAMSCSAQGTPAQVRDGLARIIDAHQPDELMVTGMIHDHAARVRSFEIAAEALRSLQGVSEPA
- a CDS encoding MerR family transcriptional regulator, translated to MQIGELSGRTGVSVRMLRYYEQEGLLTPARRNSGYRDYDAADVQIVNAIRMLNDAGLKLEFIRRFLPCLRSAGPILPPCPDLMAAMRQEMQVLDGKLREIRESRDMLGTYYKEMSAHL
- a CDS encoding gamma-glutamyltransferase family protein, whose protein sequence is MQIRTLHPYPSRRSAVLADNMVVTSQPLAAQAGLAMLAQGGNAVDAALATAIALTVLEPTGNGLGSDAFAILWDGQELHGLNASGRSPANWTPERFAGHVDMPYRGWESVTVPGAVSSWVALSERFGRLPFGDLFVPAIRHAEDGFAVSPVIAALWARAAEELAHQPGFAETFLPQGRAPQAGERFRAPGHARTLRAIAETKGKAFYEGEIAQEIVAYAKQHDAALSLADLAGHRPDWCGTISTAFDDAVLHEIPPNGQGIAALMGLGILSHTAIRDMGADDPQALHLQIEAMKLALRDAEAHVADPAHMVDVTAQDMLDAGYLAARAALIDPARAQDFGAGAPKRGGTVYLTAADASGMMVSFIQSNYAGFGSGVVVPGTGVALQNRGAGFVLDPGHPNVVAGGKRPFHTIIPAFLMGPEGPRMSFGVMGGPMQAQGHVQMVLRTQLWGNDPQMAADAPRWRVTEGLGVACETTLPAATLQALRDMGHDITLEAPDNAFGFGGAQLIHRLKGGGYAGGSDPRKDGAAVGF
- a CDS encoding ATP-binding protein, whose translation is MKPITEITRLRALEYSDIPEWLMRLFGIALGSVMLSSYAHQPYAILWISSFATAHLAYYLYLRSRTEAATLTELRIAQVLFLVVLVSFLWAPAWMASQQDRALVLIGAALFGCILVYLIRRDDVCMFSIVGEIVVIWATLTIVLVKVLAEFDSTLAQVGLVVSWMALGGYFAQSLLQTRQMRLAERAAQDSATQGQKLAAIGQMAGGIAHDFNNHLTVITSSLELYEELEDSKERAACLAAAQAASVQAASIVNELLIFARRTPLRLVNLDANAPLQDLDLLARRLVSRQVEMNIHLLPHPTLVRADRRQLVTAILNLVINANDAMPEGGTMDVGVREVTLVSRLNVAGGRVLPAGHYVSFHVRDTGHGIPKNIEESVIEPMFTTKPEGKGTGLGLAMVHSITESFCGGLLIQSGARGTTVSILLPLVKSGAEVGADPLGT